In the genome of Kitasatospora cathayae, one region contains:
- a CDS encoding MFS transporter has product MPLALLALAIGAFGIGTTEFVIMGLLPQIAGDYGVTVPTAGLLVTGYALGVVIGAPLMTVLGTRISRKTMLMLLMGLFTVGNLLSAVAPSFPLMLAGRIVTSLAHGAFFGIGSVVAAELVTPQKKAGAIATMFTGLTVANIVGVPLGTFIGQAVGWRTTFTVVAALGLVGLLGIAKLVPALPRPQGAHLRGELTAFRNPQVLLAMAMTVLGFGGVFAAITYIAPMMTHVAGYSDGAVTWLLVLFGVGMFLGNLLGGRFADRRLMPMLYATLGGLALVLALFTLTAHDRIAAAVTILLVGALGFATVPPLQKRVLDQAHGAPTLASAVNIGAFNLGNALAAWLGGMVISAGLGYTAPNWVGALLAAAALVLALWSSALERRDHARTPDLSETPRIPAHR; this is encoded by the coding sequence ATGCCCCTCGCACTACTCGCCCTGGCCATCGGGGCCTTCGGGATCGGCACCACCGAGTTCGTGATCATGGGTCTGCTGCCCCAGATCGCGGGCGACTACGGGGTGACCGTCCCCACCGCCGGCCTGCTGGTCACCGGCTACGCGCTCGGCGTGGTGATCGGCGCCCCGCTGATGACCGTGCTGGGCACCAGGATCAGCCGCAAGACCATGCTCATGCTGCTGATGGGCCTGTTCACGGTCGGCAACCTGCTGTCCGCCGTCGCACCGAGCTTCCCGCTGATGCTGGCGGGCCGGATCGTGACCTCGCTGGCCCACGGCGCCTTCTTCGGCATCGGCTCGGTGGTCGCCGCCGAACTGGTGACCCCGCAGAAGAAGGCCGGCGCCATCGCCACCATGTTCACCGGACTGACCGTCGCCAACATCGTCGGCGTCCCGCTGGGCACCTTCATCGGCCAGGCGGTCGGCTGGCGCACCACCTTCACCGTCGTCGCCGCCCTGGGCCTGGTCGGCCTGCTCGGCATCGCCAAGCTCGTCCCCGCCCTGCCCCGCCCCCAGGGCGCCCACCTGCGCGGCGAGCTGACCGCCTTCCGCAATCCCCAGGTCCTGCTCGCCATGGCGATGACCGTCCTGGGCTTCGGCGGGGTGTTCGCCGCGATCACCTACATCGCCCCGATGATGACCCACGTCGCCGGCTACTCCGACGGCGCCGTCACCTGGCTGCTCGTCCTCTTCGGCGTCGGCATGTTCCTCGGCAACCTGCTCGGCGGCAGGTTCGCCGACCGCCGGCTGATGCCGATGCTCTACGCCACCCTCGGCGGCCTCGCCCTGGTGCTGGCCCTGTTCACCCTGACCGCCCACGACAGGATCGCCGCCGCCGTCACCATCCTGCTGGTCGGCGCCCTCGGCTTCGCCACCGTCCCGCCCCTGCAGAAGCGCGTCCTCGACCAGGCCCACGGCGCCCCCACCCTCGCCTCGGCCGTCAACATCGGCGCCTTCAACCTCGGCAACGCCCTGGCGGCCTGGCTCGGCGGCATGGTCATCTCCGCCGGCCTCGGCTACACCGCCCCCAACTGGGTCGGCGCCCTGCTCGCCGCCGCCGCCCTCGTCCTCGCCCTCTGGTCCTCCGCCCTGGAGCGCCGCGACCACGCCCGCACCCCGGACCTCAGCGAGACCCCGCGGATACCCGCCCACCGCTGA
- a CDS encoding TetR/AcrR family transcriptional regulator, whose product MPVHERRRRLSPDERRAQLLSVGARAFAARPYEEVLMEEVAEQAGVSRALLYRHFAGKHELFAAVHRQASDELLARTRFDPADSLVEQLIEGLDAHLDYFIANRHTVLAANRVLAGDPVIQTIITEELDALRGRLLTVLPLADEGARLAVSQVLRSWLVFVRVLVVDWLTEPSCTRTELRDTCIGAVLGALRPLLPVDPAPEWGR is encoded by the coding sequence ATGCCAGTCCACGAACGCCGCCGACGCCTCTCCCCCGACGAGCGCCGCGCCCAGCTGCTCTCGGTCGGCGCCCGGGCCTTCGCCGCCCGGCCCTACGAGGAGGTGCTGATGGAGGAGGTCGCCGAGCAGGCCGGGGTCTCCCGCGCCCTGCTCTACCGGCACTTCGCCGGCAAGCACGAGTTGTTCGCGGCGGTCCACCGACAGGCATCGGACGAGCTGCTGGCCCGGACCAGGTTCGACCCGGCGGACAGCCTGGTCGAGCAGCTGATCGAAGGCCTGGACGCCCACCTCGACTACTTCATCGCCAACCGGCACACCGTGCTGGCCGCCAACCGGGTGCTGGCCGGGGACCCGGTCATCCAGACCATCATCACCGAGGAGCTGGACGCCCTGCGCGGACGGCTGCTCACGGTGCTCCCGCTCGCGGACGAGGGCGCCCGGCTCGCGGTGTCCCAAGTGCTGCGCAGCTGGCTGGTGTTCGTCCGGGTGCTGGTGGTGGACTGGCTCACCGAGCCGAGCTGCACCCGCACCGAGCTGCGCGACACCTGCATCGGCGCCGTACTGGGCGCGCTGCGCCCGCTGCTGCCGGTCGACCCGGCGCCCGAGTGGGGGCGTTGA
- a CDS encoding right-handed parallel beta-helix repeat-containing protein produces the protein MQLLTARQLACEASPRRGHGLPALLTAAALALAGCSAATGPSSDAHHPDGTVVRVPQDFPSVQQAVDVAREGDTVLVSPGTYRESVRVSKPRIVLRGTDRNTVVLDGGVKLVNGVTVTGPGSVVENLTVHGYLANGVLFTGVTDEKLQQRGAGGSAYNPLDTTRFPALQGFRATNVTAYDNGLYGIYAFDARAGIIEDSYASGGADSGIYVGQCKPCDTLVRGNTVERNAVGIEITNASDNLYFLGNRATGNRVGVTVNSNDLEALAPQHGAVIAGNAVTDNNASDTPEQADGGFGIGIGIGGGTANRVERNLVRGNRSAGVIITDPPGHPASANRIRGNRTEGNGADLVLASADPANCFTGNQPGTQSPDDLETLAACDARSRSPLTAGRAAPVQAPPGVPFNQVPAPPAQPSLPDPNAPGRPATDLPGPVDPDAYPLPATADAVPRH, from the coding sequence ATGCAACTTTTGACCGCCCGTCAACTCGCCTGCGAAGCATCACCACGCCGTGGCCACGGCCTCCCCGCCCTGCTGACCGCCGCCGCCCTCGCCCTCGCCGGCTGCTCCGCCGCCACCGGCCCGTCCTCCGACGCCCACCACCCGGACGGCACGGTGGTCCGCGTCCCGCAGGACTTCCCGTCCGTCCAGCAGGCGGTGGACGTCGCGCGCGAGGGCGACACCGTGCTGGTCTCCCCCGGGACGTACCGGGAGAGCGTGCGGGTCAGCAAGCCCCGGATCGTGCTGCGCGGCACCGACCGCAACACCGTGGTGCTGGACGGCGGCGTGAAGCTGGTCAACGGCGTCACCGTCACCGGCCCCGGCTCGGTGGTGGAGAACCTCACCGTGCACGGCTACCTCGCCAACGGCGTACTGTTCACCGGCGTCACCGACGAGAAGCTCCAGCAGCGCGGCGCCGGCGGTTCCGCCTACAACCCGCTGGACACCACCCGCTTCCCCGCCCTCCAGGGCTTCCGGGCGACCAATGTCACCGCTTACGACAACGGGCTGTACGGCATCTACGCCTTCGACGCCCGGGCCGGGATCATCGAGGACTCCTACGCCTCCGGCGGCGCCGACTCCGGCATCTACGTCGGCCAGTGCAAGCCCTGCGACACCCTGGTCCGCGGCAACACCGTCGAGCGCAACGCGGTCGGCATCGAGATCACCAACGCCTCGGACAACCTCTACTTCCTCGGCAACCGGGCGACCGGCAACCGGGTCGGCGTCACCGTCAACTCCAACGACCTGGAGGCCCTCGCCCCCCAGCACGGCGCCGTGATCGCCGGGAACGCCGTCACCGACAACAACGCCTCCGACACCCCCGAACAGGCCGACGGCGGCTTCGGCATCGGCATCGGGATCGGCGGCGGCACCGCGAACCGGGTCGAGCGCAACCTGGTCCGGGGCAACCGCTCGGCGGGCGTCATCATCACCGACCCGCCCGGCCACCCGGCCAGTGCCAACCGGATCCGGGGCAACCGCACCGAGGGCAACGGCGCCGACCTCGTCCTCGCCTCCGCCGACCCCGCCAACTGCTTCACCGGCAACCAGCCCGGCACCCAGAGCCCCGACGACCTGGAAACCCTGGCCGCCTGCGACGCCCGGAGCCGCAGCCCGCTCACCGCCGGTCGCGCGGCCCCGGTCCAGGCCCCGCCGGGAGTCCCCTTCAACCAGGTGCCGGCCCCGCCCGCCCAGCCGTCCCTGCCCGATCCCAACGCCCCCGGCCGCCCGGCCACCGACCTGCCCGGCCCGGTCGACCCGGACGCCTACCCGCTCCCCGCCACCGCCGACGCAGTACCCCGACACTGA
- a CDS encoding heavy-metal-associated domain-containing protein: MSETTVTVDSSSAEGSCCGSCGTGVAKAPATAAVERAVFQVKGMTCGHCVSSVTDELKKVAGVTEVAVDLATGQVTVDSTRPLADTDVAAAIDEAGYDLIGRLGA; the protein is encoded by the coding sequence ATGAGCGAGACCACCGTCACCGTCGACTCGTCCTCCGCCGAGGGCTCCTGCTGCGGCTCGTGCGGGACCGGCGTCGCCAAGGCCCCCGCCACCGCGGCCGTCGAGCGCGCCGTGTTCCAGGTGAAGGGCATGACCTGCGGCCACTGCGTCAGCTCGGTGACCGACGAGCTGAAGAAGGTCGCCGGCGTCACCGAGGTCGCCGTCGACCTCGCCACCGGCCAGGTCACCGTCGACAGCACCCGGCCGCTGGCCGACACCGACGTCGCCGCCGCCATCGACGAGGCCGGCTACGACCTGATCGGGCGCCTCGGCGCCTGA
- a CDS encoding DUF4345 domain-containing protein has translation MAKALRVLAWTMGVACVAIGFLHLLGGSAAFPGIADPGPTVDSFGRFMGAIFAGYGAAWIWAARQAPVPARAVRWLTAVFLLGGLGRVLGIAVDGRPHWFQLVLMGIELGLPPVYFWLADADERAVARTSERTDERAARA, from the coding sequence ATGGCGAAGGCACTGCGGGTACTCGCGTGGACGATGGGGGTCGCCTGCGTGGCGATCGGCTTCCTCCACCTGCTGGGCGGGAGCGCCGCGTTCCCCGGGATCGCGGACCCCGGGCCGACGGTCGACAGCTTCGGCCGCTTCATGGGCGCGATCTTCGCCGGGTACGGCGCGGCCTGGATCTGGGCCGCCCGGCAGGCGCCGGTGCCCGCGCGGGCGGTGCGGTGGCTCACGGCGGTGTTCCTGCTGGGCGGGCTCGGCCGGGTGCTGGGTATCGCGGTGGACGGGCGGCCGCACTGGTTCCAGCTGGTGCTGATGGGGATCGAACTCGGGCTCCCGCCGGTGTACTTCTGGCTCGCCGACGCGGACGAGCGGGCGGTCGCGCGGACGTCCGAGCGGACGGACGAGCGGGCGGCCCGGGCCTGA
- a CDS encoding metal-sensitive transcriptional regulator codes for MRELLTAQEPEAAMASYSPHKDDFLKRLRRIEGQIRGLQRMVEQDTYCIDVLTQVSAASRALQSFALQLLDEHIECCVRDAIAEGGQEANAKVREANQAIARLVRS; via the coding sequence GTGAGGGAACTCCTCACCGCACAGGAACCGGAGGCGGCCATGGCCAGCTACAGCCCCCACAAGGACGACTTCCTCAAGCGGCTCCGCCGCATCGAGGGCCAGATCCGCGGCCTGCAGCGCATGGTGGAGCAGGACACCTACTGCATCGACGTCCTCACCCAGGTCTCCGCCGCCAGCCGCGCGCTCCAGTCCTTCGCCCTGCAACTGCTGGACGAGCACATCGAATGCTGCGTCCGCGACGCCATCGCCGAGGGCGGCCAGGAGGCGAACGCCAAGGTCCGCGAGGCCAACCAGGCCATCGCCCGGCTGGTCCGGTCCTGA
- a CDS encoding Dyp-type peroxidase codes for MHAETGKAQEQPGAVRGGVDRRALIAGGGAVLAAGVGAGVVALGRGRIAAAPPPPSAPAVAFHGERQAGVIAPQQPATLLLALDLAPAATSDGRAALRSLLGELTRVLAEAAGGTSADPRLQGGEPAQLSSLVGVGPGLAARLGLNVPAALAELPAFPGDRLDPARGGGDLLVQLCAADRWPLTVVAELLGTAARSAGATVRWTQPGFLPRTPSGTTPRNLFGFKDGTANPDAAEAKQWVWGPPGPYEHGTVLVYRRIRMDTAGFAALPEDRRDLAMGRRRTDGAPLTGTAERDDPDIYAKNPDGSYVIPNSAHVRLTSPRLDSGARMLRRGYSYDDGPDDRGLLFCAFVRDPEQFTRVQNRLAAKDALNPFLVHTASAVVYVLPGVREGGVLGEGLWA; via the coding sequence ATGCATGCCGAAACCGGAAAGGCGCAGGAACAGCCGGGAGCCGTCAGGGGCGGGGTGGACCGGCGGGCCCTGATCGCGGGCGGCGGTGCGGTGCTGGCCGCCGGGGTCGGCGCGGGGGTCGTGGCGCTGGGGCGCGGGCGGATCGCGGCCGCACCGCCGCCACCGTCCGCACCCGCGGTGGCGTTCCACGGCGAGCGGCAGGCCGGGGTGATCGCCCCGCAGCAGCCGGCCACCCTGCTGCTGGCCCTCGACCTGGCGCCCGCCGCGACCTCGGACGGGCGGGCCGCCTTGCGGTCCCTGCTGGGCGAGTTGACCCGGGTGCTGGCCGAGGCGGCGGGCGGGACCTCGGCCGATCCGCGCCTCCAGGGCGGCGAGCCCGCGCAGTTGAGCAGCCTGGTCGGGGTCGGGCCGGGGCTCGCCGCCCGGCTCGGGCTGAACGTTCCGGCTGCGCTGGCGGAGCTTCCCGCCTTCCCGGGCGACCGGCTCGACCCGGCGCGCGGGGGCGGGGACTTGCTGGTGCAGCTGTGCGCGGCCGACCGCTGGCCGCTGACCGTGGTCGCCGAACTCCTGGGCACAGCGGCCCGATCGGCGGGCGCGACCGTGCGGTGGACCCAGCCCGGCTTCCTGCCGCGCACGCCGTCGGGCACCACCCCGCGCAACCTCTTCGGCTTCAAGGACGGCACCGCCAACCCGGATGCCGCGGAGGCGAAGCAGTGGGTCTGGGGCCCGCCGGGCCCGTACGAGCACGGCACCGTCCTGGTCTACCGCCGGATCCGGATGGACACCGCGGGCTTCGCCGCCCTGCCCGAGGACCGCCGCGACCTGGCCATGGGGCGCCGCCGCACCGACGGCGCCCCGCTGACCGGTACGGCCGAGCGCGACGACCCGGACATCTACGCCAAGAACCCGGACGGCTCGTACGTCATCCCCAACAGCGCCCACGTCCGGCTCACCAGCCCCCGGCTCGACTCCGGCGCCCGGATGCTGCGCCGGGGTTACAGCTACGACGACGGCCCCGACGACCGGGGACTGCTGTTCTGCGCCTTCGTGCGGGACCCGGAGCAGTTCACCCGGGTGCAGAACCGGCTGGCGGCCAAGGACGCGCTCAACCCGTTCCTGGTGCACACGGCTTCGGCGGTGGTGTACGTGCTGCCGGGGGTGCGGGAGGGCGGGGTGCTGGGCGAGGGGCTGTGGGCGTGA